The Thermus hydrothermalis nucleotide sequence CGCTACCCCGCCCGCATCAAGGCCTTCTACATGGAGCCGGACCCCCAAGACCCCGAGCTCGTCCTCAACGACGATCTCCTGGCCCCCGAGGGCTACGGGGAGATCATCGGGGGAAGCCAAAGGATCCACGACCTGGAACTCCTAAGGCGGAAGATCCGGGAGTTCGGCCTACCCGAGGAGGTTTACGGGTGGTACCTGGACCTCCGCCGCTTCGGGAGCGTGCCCCATTCGGGCTTCGGGCTCGGCCTGGAGCGCACCGTGGCCTGGATCTGCGGCCTGGCCCACGTGCGGGAAGCCATCCCCTTTCCCCGGATGTATACCCGTATGCGGCCCTAGAGGCCAGCGAGTTCCAAGAAGTAGCGGTGAATGCGCAGGTCCGGGGTGAGCTCGGGGTGGAAGGCGCTGGCAAGGATCTTTCCCTGCCGCACCAAGACGGGGAGGCCTTGGAGTTCCGCCAGCACCTCCACCCCCTCCCCCAGCCGGCGGAAGACCGGGGCGCGGATGAAGACCCCGTGGAAGGGCTCGGAAAAGCCCCGGATGAAGAGGTCCTCTTCAAAGCTCTCCACCTGGCGGCCAAAAGCGTTCCGCTCCACCGCCACGTCCAAGACACCCAGGCGGGGTTGCTCGGGGTAGCCTAGGATCTCCCGGGCAAGCCATATGGCCCCGGCGCAGGTGCCAAAAACCGCCAGGCTCCCCTCCGCCACCCGTTGCCGCACGGCCTCCTCGAGGCCATACTCCCGGGCCAGCTTGCCGATGGTGGTGGACTCCCCGCCAGGCACGATGAGGGCCTTGAGCCCCTCCAGGTGCTCCTTCTTCCGCACCTCCTTTGCCTCTATCCCCAGGCGCTTAAGCGCCTCCTTGTGCTCGCGGAAATCCCCTTGCAGGGCTAGGACGCCAACCACGCCCCTCATCCTGGACCTAGGCTTCGGACCTGTCAAGGGAAGCTCGCACCAAAAGAACACCCACTAACCCGGCCACTAGAGAAGCGGAGAGTACCCCCACCTTGGCTTGGTCCAGCATCCCCCCTTCAAAGGCCAAGCCAGCAATGAAAAGGGCCATGGTAAAGCCAATGCCTGCCAAAAAGCCCACACCCACAATGGACTTTAGGTTCACCCCTTCGGGCAAGGCGCCCAAACCCAACCGCAACGCTAGCCAGGAAGCAAAGAAGATTCCCAAAGGTTTCCCCAAGAGAAGACCCAAGATTATCCCCCAGGCCACGGAACCAAACCCCAGCCCCTGCAAGGCAACCCCAGCATTAAAAAATGCAAAAACCGGCAACACCCCAAAGGCTACCCAAGGGTGAAGGGTGTGTTCCAGACGGTGCAAGGGGCTTTGCGCTTCCTCCACCTGCTCCTCGAGGCCTTCCAACTCCCCCTCCAGCTCCTCGGGGTCCTGGGCAGAGGTAGTCCCCTGGAAAGCCCTAGCCCGCCGCAGAGGGACAGCCAAAGCCAAAAGCACCCCGGCCAAGGTAGCATGAAGACCTGACTGGAGGACAAAATACCACAGAAGTAACCCCAGAAGCATGTAGGGCCAAAGATGCCACACCCCTAGGCGATTGAGCAGAAGAGCAAAACCCAGGATCAGGACCGCCAGGATCAAGGGAAGGGATTCTAAGCCCCCGGTG carries:
- the pdxT gene encoding pyridoxal 5'-phosphate synthase glutaminase subunit PdxT; this encodes MRGVVGVLALQGDFREHKEALKRLGIEAKEVRKKEHLEGLKALIVPGGESTTIGKLAREYGLEEAVRQRVAEGSLAVFGTCAGAIWLAREILGYPEQPRLGVLDVAVERNAFGRQVESFEEDLFIRGFSEPFHGVFIRAPVFRRLGEGVEVLAELQGLPVLVRQGKILASAFHPELTPDLRIHRYFLELAGL
- the nhaA gene encoding Na+/H+ antiporter NhaA; amino-acid sequence: MPVRRYPRLLEQFLESEAKGGLVLFLAALLAFILANTPAATVYFGLREVLVGVRFGEFSLEKPLLLWVNDLLMAFFFLLVGLELKRELVSGELKNPRRAGLALAGAVGGMILPAFLYLAINPSLPEARGWGVPMATDIAFALGVLALVPRVPLGLKLFLTALAIVDDLGAVLVIALFYTGGLESLPLILAVLILGFALLLNRLGVWHLWPYMLLGLLLWYFVLQSGLHATLAGVLLALAVPLRRARAFQGTTSAQDPEELEGELEGLEEQVEEAQSPLHRLEHTLHPWVAFGVLPVFAFFNAGVALQGLGFGSVAWGIILGLLLGKPLGIFFASWLALRLGLGALPEGVNLKSIVGVGFLAGIGFTMALFIAGLAFEGGMLDQAKVGVLSASLVAGLVGVLLVRASLDRSEA